In the Pelmatolapia mariae isolate MD_Pm_ZW linkage group LG10_11, Pm_UMD_F_2, whole genome shotgun sequence genome, CTATACCCCTGACGATACCTTCATATAGCCTAATTCATAATGACTCGACTCTGTGATGTTTCACTGTGTgatcttttttcttctgttgaGCCCGACGCATCAAGTCTCAAAGCTTGTAAGTTTTTAACATGAGagatttgaaataaaatattgtcAAAATGCTTTGCTCTCCAGCTCTTTGATGGCAAATAAAACCCTCCTGTGTGATTCCACTTTACCTCTCTCCTGCTTTGCCCCCTTCTCTTTGATTCTTGGGAGCACAGAGAGCCTTTCTTTGCAGGCTGCAGGTTCAACAGTACTCATAGGCTGAACATGGCTACTGGTCGGACCCGGTAGGCTGCGACACCATAGCAACTCCCCTTGACCCCTCCCTCCCTCAGCATTCGCAGCATCACCCTTTACACTGCACAGTCATATTTGGTCCTCCGGAAATATCCACAGCTTTGGTAAGCCAGTCCCTATGCAGCGAGAGTATGGGTGGAGTATAgtttaaaatacagtttttaaatgtatcgaAAGCGTGTCCGGTGCGTGTTACGCCGGCTCTGACAGCACGGCTGGAATAAATGACAGCTCACCGGGAAAGTTTGTCCTAAAGCTGCGCTCGCGGTATCTCGGACCCTCGGCTCTAAAATGGCTGGCTGTGGGTCCGAGGAAGCTCCGGTGCAAGGGGAAGGATCCGCTCCACGCCACGACTGTGTGTAAATATAcatggggtttttttctacTCCGACGCGCGCGTTTGCGACGGCGTTGTCCCAGGTCCGAGAGCCGTCAGGGCGCACACGCGGAATAATAATAACGTTGGCATTTCGGACCTAGGACTGTGCGTAATGGCGTCCTCCGCGGATAGTTCTTCTCGGTTTATAAGCAGAAAGGGGGTAGAACAGGCTGGTTCTTGCGAGCCTAACCGGGTATTAATAATGTTCTGATGCGAATTTTATAATGGAAGGTTTCATCATGTATGATGAATGTGGACGGAAGAAGTGCAAGCCGGGAAATGAAATTTCACTCGCATCATTCGGACCCTTCTGTACTCCGGtgcgggtttttttttcattatcgGTGATCCGTCGATTAGGAATTGTGAGCTAAGATTTGGGATCATGTAAAGTGACAGCACGTTTGCTGTTGAGGAAGAGGGTCATACGAGTCGTTCATCGTTTCGGCCCGAGGATTTAGGGTGAATAGTCTGCACGCTGCTTATAATATCACAGCACTAGTGGGTTTGGGCATTTCGCACTAAAGTTGACCCCAATAATCCCcagacttttttcttcttcttctcccagCCAGCCAACTAaggatatttatttaataatctTCCTCTCCTATAAGCAAAAGGCTATaattaaaatgcacattttctttattataaTTGTCATTATTTTAGTGTCTAAtctattattttacttttatttaaaagaaatataaCTAGGTATGCCCCAAAATGGATTCTCAGTTGGCTTCAGTCCTGACCAGTGGCAGCCTGGATGTCCAAAATGGCAGCCAGTGTGGAGAGGGATCAGGGCCAGTGACAGAGACTTTATTGGACCCAAAGGACGAAACTGCACGCAGTACTGTACCAGGTAACCTCCAGCCATGCCCTGTCACGGCAGCAGTGACCATCAGGCAAGATGCTCTATCAATCAATGGGAAAAAGCCAGAGGTGGGCGGGACTTATGAGCCAGCCTCTCAGGAAACAACTAAGATTGGTGGGCTCAGACAGCCAATTACAGTAAAGTCTGGAGTGCCTGTTTTGCACAGCCAGCCAATAAGAATCAAAATTGTTGTCCCTCCACGGTGCAAGAGGCCAATCACAAACTCTGCTGTCAGCCTGACCAAAGACTTTGCTCTCTCAGAATTTCAGGGACCCGTGTTGGTCTCTGCTGAATCACAGAAGAAACGTGAAATCTGTTTGCCAGCTGTTAAAAATGAAGGAGAAATCATGGAAGTTACTTACCAGAAGACCGAAGAAGAAGCCGAATCATTTCCTGAGACAGAAGCAGAGAAACAGGATAAATTGTGTAAAGACAGGGACGTTTTGGATGTTAAAATTGTCCACATTGATGGGTCGGAAACTCCTTTTACTGCTAATACAGTTAAGTTTTTAAGTCAGCCGAGGATTAAAGAGGAAACTACAGAGAGGGAAATTCAGAAAAATGTTCCTCTAATTTTGCGAGAAATGGACTTGAAGTGTTGCAAAACATTCAATGAGGTTGAACCGGAGGAGCAGACAGAACCTCTGGACCTGAGTTTGCCCAAGAAAAGGGAGAGCCGAGAGAGGAGATACGGGCGTTTCTTGGATGACTCGGGCTGTGAGAGCTCTCTGATCATGGAGGTGGATGAATATGAGGGAGAAGGAGACAGAGACATAGTAGAAGAGGACGATGAGGGAGGCGGCACAGATACTCCTGAAGATGGTCTTCtgtctccctctttcttttctaCCTCTGTTTTGACCTCTCTCTCTTCGATAGACTGTGACACTGAAAACCTTCTTCTCATCGATGACCAGGGAATTCCGTATACGCTCAATCCGGATGGACTCAAAGTGCCACAAGTCAATGCTTCCAGGGTGGAGGATTCTCAGTCTGATCATGCTAATTCAGAAGAAGCAGAAGGAAAGGAGTCGTCGCTTTTGGCACCGTTAGCAGGTCCCAGCCAAAGTACAGATAATGCACTAAATGCACCTTCTGGTGATTTTTACCCCTCGCCACCCCCTATCAGTGATTCTTCATCACTAGGTGATGATCAGGCTAAAGCTCCAGAAGTCTTCACAAGTTTGATTACAAACTCGAAACCTTCAGTGGCTGCAGAGCCAAGCGGTAAAGCTGTTCAGGATGCCAGCTCTGTTTTGTCCCCTTCCTCTGGGATATCAGTCCCCACCCAACCCATTCAACTTGTCGCAAATCCTGCAGGCAATGCTCCTGttctcctcctgtcctcctcctcttctcacCTCTCCTCGGCTCCACTCGGTCTCTCTCTTCCCCTTTCAGTTACTCAGACTTCACATGGTGCTTCCACTCCCATGTTTCTTCTCCTTTCCTCTGTACCTTCTTCCTCTGGTGAGTCCACCGCTACCTCCACCCCTATTGCTGTCCTCGACTCCTCGACCGGCCAGCTGTCCCAGATTACGGCCGCAGCTCCGGTCTCCCTTCCTCTGTCCTCTGGTCAGGTTAGCACATTGGGATCGCCTCTTCCTACACTGTCTCACCCTGTCATCAGACTCAGCCCCAATAACCCCCCTGTCATCCTGTCTGGCATGAATAACGTAAATTCTGGCTCCGTTCTCACGTCTCTCACTGTCTCTTCATCCACTATTGCCCTGCAGGATGACCACAGCTCAGTTCCTCTTATTCAAACTCAGATCACTTACTCTGAATCAAACCCTGGAAATGAAGCCATATCTGCTCAAGAGGtctccaatgaaaacaacaagcCATCAAATTTTACAGCATCGTCTCCGAGACCGCCGTCTGCTAGTTTGACCTATGACTCTTTATCTCAGCCCACCTCAGAATTAGACGCCCAATCACCTGACTCCAAATCAGACTTTCACTCTGAACATTTACCTCTGGATGACCATCTTTATTTCTCTAACACGGCTGCTCCTACCTCCCCTTCTATCGGACCTATCCTACCCCCTGGTAAACTTGACCCGCTAGATCCACTCTCTCCAGAGCCGTCACCCAACACTGCGGGCTCCCGAAGGGTGCTGTACTGCCAGCTGTGCCCGAGGGTCTTCTTTTACCTCTCCGACCTTGAGCGCCATGCCATCACCCATTCGCAGAAGAAGCCTCATGTTTGCCAGCAATGCGGCAAAGCCTTCAAACGCTCCAGCCATCTGCAGGTCAGCACAAGCTAATCATAACCATCATTTCATCCTAAAGACAAGTAATAACAAATGAATATGCTGGCCACTTGGgagcagcaaaaacaaactttaatatgtgtgtaaatgtgcaaATATTGTTCATGAACAATTAGCTGATTTATTCGAAAAGCACCAGCCACAATTTCCTGGAGTCAAACCTGACATTGGTGCATTGACCTGCTTGGTACTAAACCACAGATGAAAGCTAGTCAGTTTAATAATATCAATACAGTACACCACAAAACTCTGGAgccactcctcatttctttatgttatgctaggaaaatgggtacagagatttactgaaacatgtgcaaacatgcaGCAtataaggaaaaacaaaaaattattatttggtATCactacctttattcttcaaagttttccaggcttctttaaggacattcaaagcttttttgggggatgttggctgcttttgttctgttctctgtaacaacaacaatagctttatttgtatagaactttttaaaacacacaattCCAAAGTGCTTCATAGTTTGAATAAAATCAAGTATACATGTTCCAGCATACGGACACACAGTCAAACACACTCATTCCTACATAAACACATCAAATGTGAACTATGGCCAAAAATAATGGGACGATAATTAAGGAGAAACTAACTATAATAATGACTTCTCCTGATTGGCTGATGAAGGGCGTTCCAACAACCTTAAAAGCTTGATCACCTCCGGATTTAACATAAGTGTATGGAACAGGTAAGAAACCCTGATCATGTGATCTGAGAGGCCACCTGCTGTTAAAAGGTCTCGGTAGTTCTGCTGCAGGAGCCCAGCCATGCAGGGCGTTATATGTTACTGATAAACGTTTAGAATTCATTAGATTTTCCGTGAAGGGAAGCAAGAGTAGGGGTGACGTGTGAGTGGCAGCACACTTTTGAAAGCAGAATGCACTCCTTTCATTATGTTTAGTCCCCAGCACCTTCATTACTGGGGGCTGCCCACACTAAGCCAAGGGGAGCCCACAGTGGGGCTTATTGTAGGTCTGCAGCCTACCCACAGTATGCACACACTCCAGATGTGAGATGCCCCACTGGGACATTTCCGCCACCAACTTGTATGGCGTGTCGACCTGAATacatctctctcacacacatgcacaaaagcTACAAGCCCACTGTCCAGCTATTTATGGTAACATCAGTAAAATCTGCAAACAAAATATTTGACATTCTCACTTAAACAATAATTAGAAGTTATAGTTAAGTCTCAAAATAGCTGCCAGTCAGTTTTATTGTCCAAGCAGTTGTTttagctcctctgtcatcagaCACCTGACATCTTACTTATCAAACTTAGTCAAGCTGCTGCCCATCTACACACTTATGTAGAAGTTAAGCAGTAGCTATGGAGTTGATATTTAGAGATTTCTGCTCCAAATACCAGCTCCTGCTGAGGCAGACATTATCAGATATACTAAAAACTCACACAGTGAGCTAAAAGAGCCAACGAAGCTCCACGAAGATGAGAGCAAACACCGAAGGAACAGCTCACCTCTAAATCAAATACACATACTTTCCTCTGGACCTGTAgtgctttttatttatctagATCATTTTGGTGTGATTTACCGAGTTGTATTCCACTGAATATAATGGAACTACAGTAAATAGACTTTGCCTTGTGGGGCTCAAAGCACCAAAGATGTATAAAAACCTCAGCAGTCATGCCTCTTTTTCAAAATTATGGGCTGATTACTCCAAAATGCTTGTTATGAGCATTTTCATGAAGGAACTGTTATAATTCCTGCTCATGTCAGCATGACAGACTGCAAACATTAATGGCTTCACCCCCCACCAGCTGAGCTATGATTTTAGTCAGCTGTTTGCTTCTTTTGGTTGGCAGATGTagacagcagaaagaaaatagttttacatgaaatttctcatgtattttttttttcagtttgatgGTTTGAGAACCACAAGGCCCTTTAGTTCTTTATTGGTAAAAAGAAAGCAGACATCTCTACAGAGGATAGCTCCAgaatacagcaaaataaaaaataaaaataaacaacattacAGACCAGAGGAAAAGTACATCAATTAGATTCTTGGGCTATGATAGTTCATTTTTGGTTCACCGCCTCCCACAAGCCCTTTTACTTGCATATAAATGTCagttaaaatgttgtttatatgcCTTTGAGTAATCATTCGGATGTTCATCTCTCATTTTAAACAGAGACACAAGCACATCCACACAGGCCAGAGGAACTTTGTGTGCCCCATCTGTGCCAAGCGCTTCAGGGAGGCAGGTGAGCTCCAGCGCCATCAAAGAGTGCACACCGGAGAGAAGCCCTACCAATGCCAGCTTTGCCACACGCGCTTTGCCGAGCGCAACACCCTCCGGCGGCACACCAAACGCAAGCACCCCTACCACCAAGTAGCCATGGAAATGCTTAACGAGAGAAGAGACAGAGGAGGCAGCCGAGGAGACGAAGGAGGCGGTGGTGTGTCAGGAGtccaggaggaagaggagagtgCTGAATGGTACAGCTCCACTGTGTCTAATTTGGATAACTCAGAGTCTGAGATGGAAACGTAACACTTTAAAGTAAAGGGAGTTAGGGGAGAAGTGCTGTTGATGATATCTAACTACAGTTAGACTCTGATCTTTGCTTTTTATTGACTAAGAATCAAAGAAGGGAGCACTttcatatttattgtttttaatgttaatttatttatatgaatGTATATTACTCCCATTCCATTTTAAGGGCCAAAACGCAGCCTTCAAAGTCAGATGTGATTTTGAATTAAGGGAAAACTCATTCTTGAAgtcatgttttctttgtgtgtatatatgtgtgtgtgtgtgtgtgtgtgtgtgtgtgtgtgtgtgtgtgtgaattcatAACATTAATTAAAACGCTAACAAGTCCTCATGAAGTTGCGTTCCCATGCAATCCACGATGAAACCCTAAAGTGCTCGAAAAAGAAAGATAGCTTATGAACTCTAAACAATCCTCTGCTCTAGTCGTGTATATAAAGAGTACTACTTGTAAGAGCTGCACTTCTGCACTATCTCATATGAAAGATATAATCTTTCCTACCGTCAGACACACTGTGAGGAATTTGCACTCGTTTTCTTTGAActcaaagttattttttttacattgtgtaTGAAAACGcttacttttaattttgttgCCGCTGTTGATCTTCTGTATTTAATCCACATCCTGTAAGAGTTTGACCAAATGTTTTTTGAGTTATTCTAATATAAActctatattatttttttttgtttaaattttgaATATTGTTAATTTATTGGTATTAAATTTTCACAAAGCTAAGTCTCTGTTTCtgctctttcttttcctccactTTAAATAGTATAAACAGACTGTATTTACATATCGCTCCCACTGTTTTGTGCTTCTGTATagagtgtgtttctgtgtaagGACACTGTGACCTGCAGGCTGGAGGAGCTGGAGatcaaaccactgaccttccaGTTAATGAATACATAGTTCTGCTTGCTGAGCTCCAGCtgcccctttttaaaaaaaccaaaacaaacaacaataacaacaaaaacaacaacaaaaaattccTTTTTATGTGTGAAGctacaacacaaaaccaaaatacacCCACATACACCTTCAATCATACATCCATTAAATTATAATCTGCTGAGACaattttaatataatataaactaTTACAATTGAGTGTTACATGCAGACTTttgccaaaaacaaaagaaaaaaaaccctctacaTTGTATTAATTTCCCTGTTATTTCTCTAATATTTTACTAATTATAATACATTATAGCAGAAAGACATAACCCCATCCTTTCTCTGTGCTTATTGCGATTTAGATACAAGTTTCAAGCGTCACAGTTTTCATCACAGTGATAATAAAACTGTCGCTTCCAGTTAAGCTAAGTCTGGTTGAAGTCGGGtgataaatgcaatccattttGATCACAGTTCCATGAACTTATCCTGCTGCACTTTTAGGGAAAAGGAGAATATTCCCATTAAGTTTTAACTAATCTTCAGTTTGTGTCTGATCACTTTTTTGTCAGAGAAGAACGACTTTTACCCTCCTACAGGTAGTACTCTCATTCAGTATTTGCCTTCTTTAGTTTGGATCTTTGTGCCGAGGCGCTTAAATTCACTGTCAGAGCATCAAATGGATTTCACTCTAAAATAGCCTGAGTTTTGAACACTCCCAGAATAAATGGCAATGATTACCCACTGATGAGCCACATATCCTCCAACAATTCCTTCCTACACCTTGGTGCTTTCTCGGGGCAGCGCTAATAAAAAAATCTTATAATGTTTTTccactcaaatggcctccaggGATATGAAAAGCATAATTCCCCAATATTTTCCCATTCTTCTGCAGATACAACTATTTTCACTTCACTTTTCCATTTGTCTGTAATACTTTGGATGCTTACTTCTAAGAATTGCAAAGCCTCGATATTATTTTATATctgctttcttgtttgtttgttgataGGAAGACATTCAATATATCGGTTTCTGCTTTTTTCTCAGCCCCTCCTTATGATTTAATTTAACCTCTCCAaaccatttcttttcttttactgcAGTTCCTCTGTGTACAGTAGGCTGTTAGGTCTTTACTAGTCCATACTTTAAATCTGGCATCTTTTGGGGGGTAAAATCTGAGACATtatgtttatttctctctctaAGTCACATTTTTTGATTACTTTCTGGCAAAATCTAAAGGCCAACTTTATtctggtgggttttttttttaaattttttttgttcactttttAGTTTCCCTTCTGCTAGCATAGCTCGTACTAGAGGTCCTAAAGTTTTACTGTTCTCTATCACAGCAAGGTGGCCTTCCACCTTGCTGTGTATGGAGTTATTATAGCTCAAGAGGTAAAGCTGGTAGTATGAAGGTTGATGGTTCGATCCTTGGCTGCTTCAGTCTGCATGCTaaacccaagttgctctccgatgcatccactGGGgtatgaatgttagacagaaagctcttaagcatagaaaaaagtgcttgtatgaatgggtgaatgaggcatggtatataaaatgctttgagtgctccagtagagtagaaaagcactatataagaaccagacCATTTAACACATTGTAGATTGCACAACACAGCCTCCCCTTTCAAGTCTTTACACAGCATGAAGTTATTCCTCTTAGTTAATTTGATCCATTTTTGCCAGATTAATCACCACAGAGGAGACTTTCCATGATTTCCTAtgattaaggaaaaaaaaaaaaacacattaagattcGTGGATCTGCTTGGGTGTGCAGGCTGACCACTTGGACAGCCTCCAGGGAGTAATTGAGTTTGGAAGCCGGGCCTCTGTTTTTTGCACTCTCTCAATTTTCTGCTCCATTTAAGCCATGGAGCCTAAGAGAGGTAAGCTGGAGATAAGTTATTAAAAACTGTATCGCTCAAATGACCTGACTGGGTCGTCATGGGCGTCCCATTCTTCATTTCTACGCCGGCCATTGTGCTGTTTGAGCAGCGTTGGCCTCCTGAAAGGCTTGTGCTGAGCACCATTGTGTTTTAGTTTAGGAAATTCACTTTCACAGAGGGTCAGTGGAAGGAGAAAGGTGTGCAGAGTGTGACGATCAAAGGTTAACCGAGGAGTTTATTAAGAGTGGTTAATTTACTCCTGTGAAATGCCCTGTGCTCGCAGATAGCCGAGCATTAAAAAGCAGATATTTTAGCTTTACctctttgaatttttttaattacaagGAGACTTTAGGGATGtgtaaaaactgaatatggTAATAGTtgctttgaaaaaaataataccaCTTTATTACCATATTTTCTGCAAAAATTGCACTGCTATCAGTGCAGCTTCAGTTTACAATTTTCAAGTTTGTCTTAAAACAATGCTAACAAATCCCATTCGCATTGTGGGTTAGGactgtaagtaactgtaattgcTCCCCTTGTTCATGCCTGTGAGAGGATCCCTCTTAATGGCACTTCAGTGTAGAGATGGGGAACAAAATCCACAATCAGAGCTCGCTGTAAGAGCTCTGACGTTAGGCTGAATTTAATATGACTCAGAAATCTGAATTTTAATAAAAGAGGTGGCTTACAGTATGTTCAGGAACTAAATTCCCTCTTTGTATTACTACTTTTCTGCCAAAGGCCAACAAGGACACACTGTCCATGGAAGCTAAAGTGTTAAAAACCTTTTAACTAGAGCAAACATCAGCTGGATTTGTACAAATTCATGCTGAGGAAGCCtcatattttagagttttaGAGGTCAGTTTGGCACAAAAGAGGACCGTGTTTTGTACTCCATCTCTTCTGCCGGCCTAATATCGAGAAGCAATGACTTCAGTGCCAGTATGGACAGGAAGAATGATtacaggcagacagacagactggaAAAATACGAACCTGTCAAAAAAATTAAGGGAACACTTAAATCACACATCAAATCTTGATGAATGAAGTACTCAAGTTGAAAATTTTTACTTACATACATTTCTGATTGAGAACAAAATGACATAAAATCAAATAATGATTGTCCTTGGAAACCaaaattaaaaaacttttttaacgCTGGTAAAATTTTTCATGTGTTCATTTATTAGTCATTTCATTAGGCACACCTTGATAATACCCGTTTGCCTGTCAAAATGTCTTCATGACAcggattcaacaaggtgctggaaacattcctcagatatTTTGCTCCAcgttgacatgacagcatcacacagctgctttgATAAAGATTTGcttcacatccatgatgtgaatctcccgtTCCATCACATCTCAAAGGTCCTccattggactgagatctggtaaCTGTAGAGGCCATCTGAATAtctggacatggtcagcaacaatactcaggtgtttaaatagaaaatatcctccacactattgcaccagcagcagcagtctgaaCTACAAGGCTACAACGCTTTATTCATATCTTTGTGTTGTTTAGATCAAATTCTCACCCTACCATCTTAATATCACAGCAGAAATGTAGACTCATCAGAGCAGGCGATGTTTTTTCTCGTCttgagcctgtgtgaattgtagccttagtttcctgttcttagctgacagatgTGGCACCCAAtcttaaatcttcttttttccacattctgatgctcagattgaacttcagcaggtcatctacgTCCTGTCTACATGACTAAATGCACTGACTTGAAGCAGTGTGATTGGTTAATTAGAttagttttcttaaaaaaaatattgctatTAGCTGACTTCAAAACTATAGGCTAGATGACCCATCTCCTCCATTTTATAAAAAACCCCTGTCACCTAACAGCTCCTCACTTTTTTGTTGAAGAAGCCAATTGAAGTGCTGCTTACCTACTGTGAAGGTCACTTCGAGGGTTCACTTAAATCGGTGCCCTCCTATCAGAACGAGAAAGAACAACTCGACACAAAACAGATTCGAGCCCTTTAATTGACACCACTGGGCTGTTGCGTTGCTGAGCTTACAAGGTCCTCAGCGCGCGATGGAGATGATGAATATTCAACCAGTTGAATGTGTGAGCTCAGCAGTCCAGCTGGAGATGTGTGTGCACTGTACAGTATGCGCgcttctctgtgtgtgctggcCGCTAACTATCCAGATTGCACCGAGCTTCAAAGTGCAGTgactgacagacagatggaTGATAGACAGACGGAGGACAGGAATCTGTAGAGTCCGTGTTTGAAatttccttgtgtgtgtgtggctgtgtttgtgctgcgtGAAGTGGAACGGGCAGCAGGCCTTCTGAGTGGCACAAGGCACATCGCCAAGTGATTGAAGTGATAAAGGTAGAGGAGGAGTGGAGAGACGGACTAGAATAGATCCAATGATGAACGACCAGGGAGAGGCAGCAGATGTAATGAAGTGAGCTCGGCGTGTGTGTCTCAGCTTTTTATTCCCT is a window encoding:
- the LOC134637734 gene encoding uncharacterized protein LOC134637734, with protein sequence MDSQLASVLTSGSLDVQNGSQCGEGSGPVTETLLDPKDETARSTVPGNLQPCPVTAAVTIRQDALSINGKKPEVGGTYEPASQETTKIGGLRQPITVKSGVPVLHSQPIRIKIVVPPRCKRPITNSAVSLTKDFALSEFQGPVLVSAESQKKREICLPAVKNEGEIMEVTYQKTEEEAESFPETEAEKQDKLCKDRDVLDVKIVHIDGSETPFTANTVKFLSQPRIKEETTEREIQKNVPLILREMDLKCCKTFNEVEPEEQTEPLDLSLPKKRESRERRYGRFLDDSGCESSLIMEVDEYEGEGDRDIVEEDDEGGGTDTPEDGLLSPSFFSTSVLTSLSSIDCDTENLLLIDDQGIPYTLNPDGLKVPQVNASRVEDSQSDHANSEEAEGKESSLLAPLAGPSQSTDNALNAPSGDFYPSPPPISDSSSLGDDQAKAPEVFTSLITNSKPSVAAEPSGKAVQDASSVLSPSSGISVPTQPIQLVANPAGNAPVLLLSSSSSHLSSAPLGLSLPLSVTQTSHGASTPMFLLLSSVPSSSGESTATSTPIAVLDSSTGQLSQITAAAPVSLPLSSGQVSTLGSPLPTLSHPVIRLSPNNPPVILSGMNNVNSGSVLTSLTVSSSTIALQDDHSSVPLIQTQITYSESNPGNEAISAQEVSNENNKPSNFTASSPRPPSASLTYDSLSQPTSELDAQSPDSKSDFHSEHLPLDDHLYFSNTAAPTSPSIGPILPPGKLDPLDPLSPEPSPNTAGSRRVLYCQLCPRVFFYLSDLERHAITHSQKKPHVCQQCGKAFKRSSHLQRHKHIHTGQRNFVCPICAKRFREAGELQRHQRVHTGEKPYQCQLCHTRFAERNTLRRHTKRKHPYHQVAMEMLNERRDRGGSRGDEGGGGVSGVQEEEESAEWYSSTVSNLDNSESEMET